The proteins below are encoded in one region of Pan paniscus chromosome 4, NHGRI_mPanPan1-v2.0_pri, whole genome shotgun sequence:
- the MGAT1 gene encoding alpha-1,3-mannosyl-glycoprotein 2-beta-N-acetylglucosaminyltransferase, producing the protein MLKKQSAGLVLWGAILFVAWNALLLLFFWTRPAPGRPPSVSALDDDPASLTREVIRLAQDAEVELERQRGLLQQIGDALSSQRGRVPTAAPPAQPRVPVTPAPAVIPILVIACDRSTVRRCLDKLLHYRPSAELFPIIVSQDCGHEETAQAIASYGSAVTHIRQPDLSSIAVPPDHRKFQGYYKIARHYRWALGQVFRQFGFPAAVVVEDDLEVAPDFFEYFQATYPLLKADPSLWCVSAWNDNGKEQMVDASRPELLYRTDFFPGLGWLLLAELWAELEPKWPKAFWDDWMRRPEQRQGRACIRPEISRTMTFGRKGVSHGQFFDQHLKFIKLNQQFVHFTQLDLSYLQREAYDRDFLARVYGAPQLQVEKVRTNDRKELGEVRVQYTGRDSFKAFAKALGVMDDLKSGVPRAGYRGIVTFQFRGRRVHLAPPPTWEGYDPSWN; encoded by the coding sequence ATGCTGAAGAAGCAGTCTGCAGGGCTTGTGCTGTGGGGCGCTATCCTCTTTGTGGCCTGGAATGCCCTGCTGCTCCTCTTCTTCTGGACGCGCCCAGCACCTGGCAGGCCACCCTCAGTCAGCGCTCTCGATGACGACCCCGCcagcctcacccgggaagtgatTCGCCTGGCCCAAGACGCCGAGGTGGAGCTGGAGCGGCAGCGTGGGCTGCTGCAGCAGATCGGGGATGCCCTGTCGAGCCAGCGGGGGAGGGTGCCCACCGCGGCCCCTCCCGCCCAGCCGCGTGTGCCTGTGACCCCAGCGCCGGCGGTGATTCCCATCCTGGTCATCGCCTGTGACCGCAGCACTGTTCGGCGCTGCCTGGACAAGCTGCTGCATTATCGGCCCTCGGCTGAGCTCTTCCCCATCATCGTTAGCCAGGACTGCGGGCACGAGGAGACGGCCCAGGCCATCGCCTCCTACGGCAGCGCGGTCACGCACATCCGGCAGCCCGACCTGAGCAGCATCGCGGTGCCGCCGGACCACCGCAAGTTCCAGGGCTACTACAAGATCGCGCGCCACTACCGCTGGGCGCTGGGCCAGGTCTTCCGGCAGTTTGGCTTCCCCGCGGCCGTGGTGGTGGAGGATGACCTGGAGGTGGCCCCGGACTTCTTCGAGTACTTTCAGGCCACCTATCCGCTGCTGAAGGCCGACCCCTCCCTGTGGTGCGTCTCGGCCTGGAATGACAACGGCAAGGAGCAGATGGTGGACGCCAGCAGGCCTGAGCTGCTCTACCGCACCGACTTTTTCCCTGGCCTGGGCTGGCTGCTGTTGGCCGAGCTCTGGGCCGAGCTGGAGCCCAAGTGGCCAAAGGCCTTCTGGGACGACTGGATGCGGCGGCCGGAGCAGCGGCAGGGGCGGGCCTGCATACGCCCTGAGATCTCAAGAACGATGACCTTTGGCCGCAAGGGGGTGAGCCACGGGCAGTTCTTTGACCAGCACCTCAAGTTTATCAAGCTGAACCAGCAGTTTGTGCACTTCACCCAGCTGGACCTGTCTTACCTGCAGCGGGAGGCCTACGACCGAGATTTCCTCGCCCGCGTCTACGGTGCTCCCCAGCTGCAGGTGGAGAAAGTGAGGACCAATGACCGCAAGGAGCTGGGGGAGGTGCGGGTGCAGTATACGGGCAGGGACAGCTTCAAGGCCTTCGCCAAGGCTCTGGGTGTCATGGATGACCTTAAGTCGGGGGTTCCGAGAGCTGGCTACCGGGGTATTGTCACCTTCCAGTTCCGGGGCCGCCGTGTCCACCTGGCGCCCCCACCGACGTGGGAGGGCTATGATCCTAGCTGGAATTAG